From a region of the Citricoccus muralis genome:
- a CDS encoding Lrp/AsnC family transcriptional regulator, with product MNNAARLLDEGDLQLIHALQIGPRLLWTALGEILGQHPTSLAARWRRLERSGSAWITAHPLGHPDQMALSFHDVRCQPGHRRHVAEAIGRIPEVFSVEECHRDRDFMLTVISPDPTQLTEIVYPQLEDIPHLSGYESTFCTRLHRTAANWELDALSPLQRRALRSAAGPPPAPEAHPGPPPPHFGPILRVLGRDGRASAAQVAEATGLHPATARRRLQRVLASGALSFRCDVSHRATGYPVMCQWFARLPAADHDAAAAELAGLGALRLCASTTGRSNFMFMTWHRSPTDIMALERRASEMLPRLEIRETVIISNIPKRAGWRLDTDGRRQEEFVEVGHHWD from the coding sequence ATGAACAATGCTGCCCGCCTCTTGGACGAAGGCGATCTCCAACTGATCCATGCCCTGCAGATCGGTCCGCGCTTGCTATGGACGGCCTTGGGCGAGATCCTCGGCCAGCATCCGACCTCACTGGCCGCCCGGTGGCGCCGGCTCGAGCGCAGCGGCTCCGCCTGGATCACCGCCCATCCCCTGGGGCACCCGGACCAAATGGCCCTGTCCTTCCATGACGTCCGGTGCCAGCCCGGCCACCGGCGGCACGTCGCGGAGGCCATCGGCAGGATTCCGGAGGTGTTCTCGGTGGAGGAGTGCCACCGGGACCGGGACTTCATGCTGACCGTCATCTCCCCCGATCCAACCCAGCTCACAGAGATCGTCTATCCGCAGCTCGAAGACATTCCCCACCTGTCCGGCTACGAGTCCACCTTCTGTACCCGTCTGCACCGCACCGCGGCCAACTGGGAGCTCGATGCCCTGAGCCCCCTTCAGCGGCGTGCACTCCGTTCGGCCGCCGGCCCGCCGCCGGCACCCGAGGCGCACCCCGGCCCTCCGCCGCCGCACTTCGGCCCCATCCTGCGCGTCCTCGGCCGCGATGGCCGGGCCTCCGCGGCACAGGTCGCCGAGGCCACCGGCCTACACCCGGCCACGGCACGACGCCGGCTCCAGCGGGTGCTGGCCTCGGGCGCCCTGAGCTTTCGCTGCGACGTGTCCCACCGGGCCACGGGCTACCCCGTGATGTGCCAATGGTTCGCCCGGCTCCCGGCCGCCGACCACGATGCGGCAGCCGCCGAACTGGCGGGGCTCGGCGCCCTGCGCCTGTGCGCCTCGACGACGGGCCGCTCCAACTTCATGTTCATGACGTGGCACCGATCGCCCACGGACATCATGGCCCTGGAGCGGCGGGCATCAGAGATGCTACCCCGCCTGGAGATTCGCGAGACCGTCATCATCTCGAACATCCCCAAACGTGCCGGGTGGCGTCTGGACACTGACGGGCGGCGTCAGGAGGAGTTCGTCGAGGTGGGCCACCACTGGGATTGA
- a CDS encoding DUF3237 domain-containing protein has translation MTSAPAPPQLEFLATVAVEVTAPVEVGRTHRGLRRIIPISGGTVTGPGLTGRVLPGGADFQLIQSDTASDLDARYVIETDDGARLYVMNAAYRTGSAADISALARGERVPAERIYFRCAPRFEVAGEAWSWLESTVVVGSGRREPDRVIIDLWTVC, from the coding sequence ATGACGTCTGCGCCCGCCCCGCCCCAGCTCGAGTTCCTCGCTACCGTGGCCGTGGAGGTGACTGCTCCCGTGGAAGTCGGACGGACCCACCGCGGCCTGCGCCGGATCATCCCCATCTCCGGCGGCACCGTCACCGGGCCAGGGCTGACGGGGCGCGTCCTGCCCGGTGGGGCGGACTTCCAGCTCATCCAGTCGGACACGGCCTCGGACCTGGACGCCCGGTATGTCATCGAGACCGACGACGGCGCCCGGCTCTACGTCATGAACGCCGCCTACCGCACGGGCTCGGCCGCGGACATCTCCGCCCTGGCCCGCGGTGAACGAGTGCCCGCCGAACGGATCTACTTCCGCTGCGCGCCCCGCTTCGAGGTGGCCGGCGAGGCCTGGTCCTGGCTGGAGTCCACCGTGGTCGTCGGCTCCGGCCGCCGCGAGCCCGACCGGGTCATCATCGACCTCTGGACGGTTTGCTGA
- a CDS encoding MFS transporter — translation MDHSTVSQPTAVASPRRAGRPRDLVAVNIGNALEWFDWNIYAIFAPFFAAQFFRAEDPVSSLLSTLAVFAVGFLMRPVGGWLFGRLADDKGRKFSLTLAILLASFGSLLIAVAPTFDAIGVWAGVVLLVARLIQGLSHGGETGSAFTYLAEIAPQDKRGFWASTPWLGVGVGTMLATGVGVLLTALLSEAQMAEFGWRIPFAIAAVLGVYALYIRKTMNESEVHTERKERDEREGVDSQSLREVFSELGREWKPLLQIVGLTISGVVAFYTWFIFAPGYASREFGMDPNASLVAGLCGQAVFLVAIPVMGRLSDRFGRKPVLMVFAAGFALVAFPLEWMLGPSPVMLFLAMAAGSVLLAANCAPLGAVFAELVPTKLRATLIGVGYATSGAIFGGTAPYLNTWLSSIGMHGLFVGYMILLCLVSVVVIIKMPETARRDLR, via the coding sequence ATGGATCACAGCACCGTCTCCCAGCCCACCGCCGTCGCGAGCCCCCGGCGCGCCGGCCGGCCCCGGGACCTCGTCGCCGTCAACATCGGCAATGCCCTGGAGTGGTTCGACTGGAACATCTACGCGATCTTCGCGCCGTTCTTCGCCGCCCAGTTCTTCCGCGCCGAGGACCCGGTCTCCAGCCTGCTCTCCACGCTGGCCGTCTTCGCGGTCGGCTTCCTCATGCGCCCGGTGGGCGGGTGGCTGTTCGGCCGGCTGGCGGATGACAAGGGGAGGAAGTTCAGCCTGACCCTGGCCATCCTGCTGGCCTCGTTCGGTTCCCTGCTGATCGCCGTCGCCCCGACCTTTGATGCGATCGGCGTGTGGGCCGGCGTCGTCCTCCTGGTGGCCCGCCTCATCCAGGGCCTGTCGCATGGCGGCGAGACCGGCAGCGCGTTCACCTATCTGGCGGAGATCGCCCCGCAGGACAAGCGCGGCTTCTGGGCCTCCACCCCGTGGCTCGGCGTGGGAGTGGGCACCATGCTCGCCACCGGCGTCGGCGTGCTGCTGACCGCCCTGCTCTCCGAGGCGCAGATGGCCGAGTTCGGCTGGCGCATCCCCTTCGCGATTGCCGCCGTCCTCGGGGTCTACGCCCTCTACATCCGCAAGACCATGAATGAGTCCGAAGTCCATACCGAGCGCAAGGAGCGCGACGAACGCGAGGGCGTGGACTCCCAGTCCCTGCGGGAGGTCTTCTCCGAGCTGGGCCGCGAGTGGAAGCCGTTGCTGCAGATCGTCGGCCTGACGATCTCCGGCGTGGTGGCCTTCTACACCTGGTTCATCTTCGCCCCCGGCTACGCCTCCCGCGAGTTCGGCATGGATCCGAACGCCTCCCTGGTGGCCGGGTTGTGCGGACAGGCCGTGTTCCTGGTGGCCATCCCCGTGATGGGCAGACTCTCCGACCGTTTCGGCCGCAAACCGGTGCTGATGGTCTTCGCGGCCGGATTCGCGCTCGTGGCCTTCCCCCTGGAGTGGATGCTCGGCCCAAGCCCCGTCATGTTGTTCCTGGCCATGGCTGCCGGGTCCGTGCTGCTGGCCGCGAACTGTGCCCCGCTCGGTGCCGTCTTCGCCGAGCTGGTCCCGACCAAGCTGCGGGCCACCCTGATCGGGGTCGGTTACGCCACCTCCGGCGCGATCTTCGGCGGCACGGCACCCTACCTGAACACCTGGCTGTCCAGCATCGGGATGCACGGACTGTTCGTGGGCTACATGATCCTGCTCTGCCTGGTTAGCGTGGTGGTCATCATCAAGATGCCGGAGACCGCCCGCCGCGACCTCCGCTGA
- a CDS encoding DUF5058 family protein yields the protein MIAAASAAAAQAADPSSDPNAVLALANMPVLWICALGVFLVIAVQSVIYMMAARKAAPAAGLSQQELKTTFRTGAIAAIGPSLAVVLVAVALLALFGTPATLVRIGLIGSVQYETAAASIAAGTVGAELGGPSYDQQAFAIMFFAMSLGGAMWMLSTLILTPLLKKGEHRMAKVNPALMTVVPAAVLLGAFLSLGFAEVPKSSVHVITLAASALVMGVCLLLARLPGMRWLREWGLGIAILLGLAAAYLAQSAGLAPAA from the coding sequence ATGATCGCAGCAGCAAGCGCGGCCGCCGCCCAGGCCGCCGACCCGAGCTCGGATCCGAATGCTGTGTTGGCCCTGGCCAACATGCCCGTCCTCTGGATCTGCGCCCTGGGTGTCTTCCTGGTCATCGCCGTCCAATCGGTGATCTACATGATGGCCGCCCGCAAGGCAGCACCGGCCGCCGGACTGAGCCAACAGGAGTTGAAGACCACGTTCCGGACCGGGGCCATCGCCGCGATCGGTCCCTCGCTGGCGGTGGTCCTCGTCGCCGTCGCCCTGCTGGCTCTGTTCGGCACCCCGGCCACCCTGGTCCGCATCGGCCTGATCGGATCGGTGCAGTATGAGACGGCCGCCGCCAGCATCGCTGCCGGGACGGTCGGCGCCGAGCTGGGCGGTCCCTCCTATGACCAGCAGGCGTTCGCCATCATGTTCTTCGCCATGAGCCTGGGCGGGGCGATGTGGATGCTCTCCACCCTGATCCTCACGCCACTGCTGAAGAAGGGCGAACACCGCATGGCCAAGGTCAATCCGGCCCTCATGACCGTGGTTCCGGCCGCCGTCCTGCTCGGGGCCTTCCTCTCCCTCGGCTTCGCCGAGGTGCCGAAGAGTTCCGTGCACGTGATCACCCTGGCCGCCTCGGCGCTGGTGATGGGAGTGTGCCTGCTGCTGGCCCGTCTGCCGGGGATGCGGTGGCTGCGCGAGTGGGGACTCGGCATCGCCATCCTGCTCGGCCTCGCCGCCGCCTACCTCGCCCAGTCCGCTGGGCTCGCGCCCGCCGCCTGA